A single genomic interval of Mercenaria mercenaria strain notata unplaced genomic scaffold, MADL_Memer_1 contig_1104, whole genome shotgun sequence harbors:
- the LOC123551278 gene encoding conodipine-P1-like: protein MSKMSVTPLVVLILVLALATGKVAPCYPPQGRTDGCSPKWLSYPYKKFFRPECNKHDTCYACGSHSGMSRKVCDDKFLDNLEWRCRTDKEERDDPDKCLTWARIMYGSVRLFGERSYKDPSRDWCNEYWVDSCL from the exons ATGAGTAAAATGTCTGTCACACCACTTGTAGTATTGATACTTGTGTTGGCCCTGGCAACTGGGAAAGTGGCACCATGTTATCCTCCTCAAGGAAGGACAGACGGTTGCAGCCCTAAATGGTTATCTTACCCCTATAAAAAGTTTTTCAGGCCAGAGTGTAACAAACATGATACCTGTTATGCCTGT ggCAGCCACTCTGGAATGTCCAGAAAAGTATGTGATGACAAATTTCTCGACAACCTCGAATGGCGCTGCAGAACAGATAAAGAAGAGAGGGACGACCCAGACAAATGTCTCACGTGGGCGAGAATAATGTATGGAAGTGTTCGTCTGTTTGGTGAAAGAAGCTATAAAGACCCATCGCGAGACTGGTGCAATGAATACTGGGTTGATAGTTGCCTATAA